Within Bacillus sp. FJAT-45350, the genomic segment TGGACTTTTTCAATGCTCTCCATTAATTGAACTCCTTTTCGGTAATTAGTAAATTCACTTCAAGCATTCTTCCAATTTATTTTATATTCACTTTTATTACAAAATCAAAAAGTTAATGAACTGTCATTAGATTTATTATCTCAAAAGGGATCAAGAATAATAAAAGCTTAAGATAATAAGGATTTTCCTTATTATCTCAAGCTATAAAATCAATCCGAAAATTTTAATGGTGATAATGCTTTTGTTTCATCAATAAACACAAAAGCATTGTAACGCTCAGACATTTGTGAAGGAACATAGTTACCATAATGTTCAAATTCAGGATGATAAATAACCCCAATCGCTCTATGCCCAATCGTTTCATTAAACTCACCTTTGTTATCTTGATCAAACAGCAGGATACAGTTTCCATTGTTGGCTTTATGAAGGTAAGCTTCAAAGCTTTCATCATGAGCTTCAGGAACGGTCATTATTTCATAGGAATGCCCCCATTTTGTTGAAGCTATGACCGTTCCTTGGTAAGTACCAAACCCAATCGCATAAACCTTATTTTCTCCAAACTTTTCTCTAGATAGTTGTCCTACATTCACAAGCCCTTCCTTATTCATATCGGTTGCCCTAGCATCACCGATATGTGTATTATGTTCCCATACAACACCTTTGGCTTTTTCACCATAGTAGTTAGAGATATATTTTAGGACCTCTACCATATGGTGATCACGTATATTCCAGGATTCATTATCATTGGTAATCATAGTGTGATAATAGTGCTCAGCATTAGATGTAACGAGAGTATTTACCGCTAAATTTAATGAATCTTCATCATTATATTGAACCCGGTTATGTAGTACGGATTGTAATAGCTTTGAAACTTCCTCCATACAATCCTCCCCATAGAGAGCTGCCGATAGACCGTATTGTTCTGGCTTCCGGTGAAAAGGCTCAAAGCACTCAAAGGCGGCTTTAGCTTTATCCAGTATAGGGGATTCTGTTTGTTCTAAGTGCTGAATGACTGTTTCCATAGACTCCCAAAGACTATAAACATCGATACCGTAAAAACCAACTTTTACTTTCTGGGTCTGGTTATACGATTTAAGCCATTCAATCAGTTCTATCATTTCGGTATTAGCCCACATCCAGGAAGGCCAACGGTTGAAACTAGTTTGTAATAACTCTTTTGCACTGGAGTATGAGTTTTCATACCCCTTAATATAACAGTTTACCTCAAAGCACGCAGGCCAATCACCTTCAACAGCAATAAAATTGAACCCCTTTTCCTGAATCAGTATTTTTGTTAGTTCAGCTCGTGTTGTATAAAACTCACTAGTCCCATGAGTTGCTTCTCCTAATAATGCATAATTAACTTCCCCCACAGCTTCGATAAGTGGGCGTATATGATTATTTTCCTCATAGGGCAATGAGTACTTTTTTATATTTTCTATTAAATTTTTTGTTATGAACATGGTCATCCTCCTAATAAAACTAACCACTTAATTTTTGATTGATAATTTTAATTTCTCCAAGGAGTAATAGAATTATGACCTTTGGTTCCAGGAAAAAACGTGTTGTTTTTTTAAAAAACGGGGAAAAGAGCGGAGAAAATGTAACTTGGGAAACATTTATTTATTTACTTTCTTGTTTATACTAATGTTTCCGTAGTTTGCATAGCTGCAAGTTCTTAGTCTTGTTCCCACCCTTTGACGACCAGCTTTGAATAAAATAAGTACACATAAGTTGATGCGATTCATTTTTTCTCTAACTTTTTGAGAGTTACATCATTTCACTGTCCTCATCGCATCAACATTCTTTTTCAAAGTTATCAAGCAATGCACGCACTTCATCTGTTGATTTAGTGTTCATCAATTGATTTCTTAATTGACCAGCTCCATGAAATCCTTTGACATAAATTTTGAAAAAGCGATGAAGTCCAGTGATTGAACGTGGCAGTACTTCCGCATATTGGTCTTGAAGATCAAGCTGCAGTCTTAATAAATCAAGGTATTCTTTGCTGCTATGCTCTTGGGGATCTTTTTCAAAAGCAAACGGATTTTTAAAAATACCTCGCCCGATCATAACGCCATCAATACCATATTGTTCAGCTAGTTGCAGCCCAGTTTGACGGTCAGGAATGTCTCCATTGATTGTTAACAGTGTATTGGGTGCAATACGATCACGTAATTCTTTAATTTGTGGAATTAGCTCCCAATGCGCATCTACTTGGCTCATTTCCTTTCTTGTACGTAAATGAATAGAAAGGTTCGCAATATCCTGTTTTAAAATATGCGTTAACCACTCCTCCCACTCATTTACATCCGTAAAGCCAAGTCGTGTTTTCACGCTGACAGGCAGTCCTCCTGCTTTTGCTGCTTGAATAAGTTCTGCCGCAACGTCTGGAAGCAGAATAAGGCCACTACCCTTCCCTCTCGATGCCACATTCGGTACAGGGCAGCCCATATTAATATCTATGCCTTTAAATCCTAGCTCTGCCATACCAATACTCATTTGACGGAAATGTTCAGGATTATCTCCCCAAATATGTGCCACCATTGGCTGTTCATCCTCTGTAAAAGTCAAACGACCACGCACGCTTTCCATACCCTCTGGATGACAATAGCTATCCGAGTTCGTAAACTCTGTGAAAAATACATCAGGTCGACCGGCTGCACTTACTACGTGGCGAAAAACAACATCTGTTACATCTTCCATGGGTGCAAGTACAAAAAATGGTCGTGGTAATTCACGCCAAAAATTATCTATCATTTCAAACTCAAATCCTCTCATCATGGATAAATCTCCTAAATCTTAGTTAAAAAGGTAAAGTCAAATATTACTTCTTTTACACTTATATTATGCTTAATAATTTATTATCAAACACAACTACATTTGGACATTTATATCTTTTGAAAATCAGCAATATTTATTTTAACGAAGGTGGGGCTTGAATGGTACTTTTATACACAAAAAGCAGGTGGTATAGATCTTTCTATATCAACTGCATTTCTATTATACCAACTCCAACCGAGCTAAACACTCTACGTGTCCCGTATACAAAACATTACCTTCTAACCCTTAGATTCTGGATAAAAAAGCTCTTTACGTAGAGTCACATCCCGATGTTTCAATGATTCTCCCATAAAACGCAACCAAATTCGTCATCTGCCATAACACCATGTGTTTTACGGACAATAGCCCAGCGATTATAGCTATTTAAACCAAGGGATGCGAGTAATTCATCCGCATTCACTCTTGTTTCTGGAAACACACGCCACTTAAGCCCTTTTTCTAATTCTATTTTCGTAATATCGGTAACTAGTTTATTAAGTTACTTCCTTATTTGAAAAAGAGCCCGAACGGGGCTCTTTTTCAAATAAATCAATTAGTTCTCAAGTTCGATCAACGCGACATTTTCTATGTGAGCCGTATGTGGAAACATATCCACCGGCTGTACATACTTCACCTTAAATCCTGCTTTCATCAACTGCTCACAGTCCTTTGCAAGTGTCGAAGGGTTACAGGAAACGTATACTAGTCGTTTGGGTTTTGCTTGGATAATTGATTTTAATAGCTTGTCGTCGCATCCTGTTCTTGGCGGGTCGACTACGATTACATCTGGTTTCCAGCCTTCTTCATTTATCCACTTTGGTAGCAACTTTTCTGCTTTTCCTACTACATAAGAAGCGTGTTCGAAGCCATGTCTTTTAGCATTTTTCTCTGCGTCTTCAATTGATTCAGCAATGACGTCCATTCCTCTGATTTCTGCTGCTTGTGGTGCAAGCCATAGACCAATTGTTCCAACTCCACAGTAAGCGTCTACTACTTTTTCTGTTCCTGTTAACTGAGCAGCTTTTTTCACTTCATCATAGAGCTTGACCGTCTGTACTGGATTAAGCTGAAAAAACGCTCGTGCCGAGAGCTCAAACGATAAATCACCTAACGTTTCTTGAATAACCTCTGCTCCGTGAAGGTGGATCGTTTCGTTTCCGAAAATGAGGGATGTTTTTTCTCCGTTTACATTTTGGAGAATCGATGTAACTTCAGGAATCCGTTTTTTTAGTTCTGCCACTAGTAGTTCTTTTCGAGGGATTTCCTCTTGGGATGTTACTAGCACTAATTGAATTTCTCCTGTTGCAAAAGCAACTCTTGTCACAATCGTTCGGATTAATCCTCTTCGTCTTCGTTCGTTATATATCGATAGGTTTAAATCCTCTAATATAGTCTTTACCTTTTGTGTAACTTGGTTCGTATTCGGATGTTGAATTGAACAGTCTGATATGTCCACTAACTTATGCGAATTAAGACCATATAATCCAGCTAATACCTTCTCTTTATTCTTACCTACTTGAAGCTGGCTTTTGTTTCGATAATGCCATGGTTCTTCCATTCCTATTGTTTGTTTTAACGGAAACTTGTCCCCTTTTAGTGAGGAGTGGCGTTCAAATGCTTGCTGTACAATGTCCTTCTTTTCCCTTAATTGTGCTTCGTAGCTCATATGCTGTAATTGACAGCCACCGCATTGTTCATAGACTGGACAGGTAGGCTTTATTCGGTCAGGTGATTTCTTTCGTATTTTGTTGATCTTTGCTTCAGCAAACTTCGGGTTTACCTTTGTTACTTCTGCTACTACTTCCTCATTCGGTAGTGCCCCTGGTACGAAGACAACCTGTCTTTTGAAGTAGCCAACTCCCTCACCGTTGATACCGAGCCTCTTAATTGTCAGTGGAAACTTCTGCCCGATTTCCATCTTTATTGTTTGATTTTCCTTATTTTGATGCCTATTATTCGACCTTTTCATGTCTTCAACTCCGTACAATTGGTTTACCTGACTATTATAGCATGATGCTATCTCAAATTCCTAAACTTACTAGCTCAATAAGGCGTTGCAATCTGCTAAAATAATAACAGTAAGAAAAGCGAAGGAGAGATTTTATGTCGATACCAACAGATGTTGCTTCATTACAAATTATGGCCCAAGTTTTCAAGAAGGAGAACACTCAATCTATTTTTGATAAAACAGTTGAAAGTCTAGTAGCTGAAGTTCCGTACATAGACTGGGTTGGGATTTACCTTTTAGAGGAATCAGATAGTAAGTTAGTTGCTGCTTCTGATTTTGATAAAGATTTACAGTGGGAGTGTAATGGGGAGTTAAAGTTCCCAATTACCAATTCAGTTGACGAACAAATTGGATTAATGGTTGTTAGAAGTAAGCAACCAATTGCATTTGATGTAACTGACGTTAGTACGTTGGAAACAATCTCAAAGGCGATTGGCGAACAAAGCTTTGCAAACTAATCGTTAGATAATATAGAGGTTGTTCCAAAGGCGTAGATTGCCCCTTGGAACTGCCTCTTTTTATTTATCCTCTTCAGAAAGACCATTCACAAAGTCTCCTACCATTAACTCATCAAGGCTTTTAAATACATACCCTTGCTTACGGCATTCATCGATGACTCTTCCAAGAGCCTCAGCATTATCCCTTGATACTGAATGAAGGAGCATAACTGCACCGGGGTGAATACGCTTCATAATTTGGTCATAAGCATAGTTGGCACCCTTCTGTTTATCTACTTCCCAATCCTTATAAGCCATAGACCAAAAAACATTTGTGTATCCAAGCTTTCTTGATAAGGCAAGAGACTTATCACTAAAAGTCCCTCTTGGCGGTCTTAAGTAATTCATTTCCTTAACGCCAGTTAACTCTGTGAACTCATTCTTTAAGTTATTCAATTCTCTCTTGAGACGGTCATCATCTACTGCTGGAAGACTTGGATGATGATACGAATGATTGCCGACGATATGACCTTCGTTTACCATACGCATCACTAAGTCTTGCTCAGTACTTAAGAAATGTCCTGTTATAAAAAAGGCTCCAGCAACCTTTTTCTCCTTTAATACATCTAATACTTGATTTGTATAGCCATTTTCATAACCATTATCAAATGTTAGGTATAACTCTTTTTTATTTATATCACCAATGAAAACCCCATTATGCTTATTAAGCAA encodes:
- the pdaA gene encoding delta-lactam-biosynthetic de-N-acetylase, which translates into the protein MGKYRFILMAFIVVFVTTLVSMQGVEAAYETKEYSWNYKPEKDNKPVTTEPHYLELLNKHNGVFIGDINKKELYLTFDNGYENGYTNQVLDVLKEKKVAGAFFITGHFLSTEQDLVMRMVNEGHIVGNHSYHHPSLPAVDDDRLKRELNNLKNEFTELTGVKEMNYLRPPRGTFSDKSLALSRKLGYTNVFWSMAYKDWEVDKQKGANYAYDQIMKRIHPGAVMLLHSVSRDNAEALGRVIDECRKQGYVFKSLDELMVGDFVNGLSEEDK
- a CDS encoding tRNA dihydrouridine synthase — encoded protein: MIDNFWRELPRPFFVLAPMEDVTDVVFRHVVSAAGRPDVFFTEFTNSDSYCHPEGMESVRGRLTFTEDEQPMVAHIWGDNPEHFRQMSIGMAELGFKGIDINMGCPVPNVASRGKGSGLILLPDVAAELIQAAKAGGLPVSVKTRLGFTDVNEWEEWLTHILKQDIANLSIHLRTRKEMSQVDAHWELIPQIKELRDRIAPNTLLTINGDIPDRQTGLQLAEQYGIDGVMIGRGIFKNPFAFEKDPQEHSSKEYLDLLRLQLDLQDQYAEVLPRSITGLHRFFKIYVKGFHGAGQLRNQLMNTKSTDEVRALLDNFEKEC
- the rlmD gene encoding 23S rRNA (uracil(1939)-C(5))-methyltransferase RlmD — protein: MKRSNNRHQNKENQTIKMEIGQKFPLTIKRLGINGEGVGYFKRQVVFVPGALPNEEVVAEVTKVNPKFAEAKINKIRKKSPDRIKPTCPVYEQCGGCQLQHMSYEAQLREKKDIVQQAFERHSSLKGDKFPLKQTIGMEEPWHYRNKSQLQVGKNKEKVLAGLYGLNSHKLVDISDCSIQHPNTNQVTQKVKTILEDLNLSIYNERRRRGLIRTIVTRVAFATGEIQLVLVTSQEEIPRKELLVAELKKRIPEVTSILQNVNGEKTSLIFGNETIHLHGAEVIQETLGDLSFELSARAFFQLNPVQTVKLYDEVKKAAQLTGTEKVVDAYCGVGTIGLWLAPQAAEIRGMDVIAESIEDAEKNAKRHGFEHASYVVGKAEKLLPKWINEEGWKPDVIVVDPPRTGCDDKLLKSIIQAKPKRLVYVSCNPSTLAKDCEQLMKAGFKVKYVQPVDMFPHTAHIENVALIELEN
- a CDS encoding erythromycin esterase family protein, whose amino-acid sequence is MFITKNLIENIKKYSLPYEENNHIRPLIEAVGEVNYALLGEATHGTSEFYTTRAELTKILIQEKGFNFIAVEGDWPACFEVNCYIKGYENSYSSAKELLQTSFNRWPSWMWANTEMIELIEWLKSYNQTQKVKVGFYGIDVYSLWESMETVIQHLEQTESPILDKAKAAFECFEPFHRKPEQYGLSAALYGEDCMEEVSKLLQSVLHNRVQYNDEDSLNLAVNTLVTSNAEHYYHTMITNDNESWNIRDHHMVEVLKYISNYYGEKAKGVVWEHNTHIGDARATDMNKEGLVNVGQLSREKFGENKVYAIGFGTYQGTVIASTKWGHSYEIMTVPEAHDESFEAYLHKANNGNCILLFDQDNKGEFNETIGHRAIGVIYHPEFEHYGNYVPSQMSERYNAFVFIDETKALSPLKFSD
- a CDS encoding GAF domain-containing protein — protein: MSIPTDVASLQIMAQVFKKENTQSIFDKTVESLVAEVPYIDWVGIYLLEESDSKLVAASDFDKDLQWECNGELKFPITNSVDEQIGLMVVRSKQPIAFDVTDVSTLETISKAIGEQSFAN